A stretch of DNA from Alistipes sp. ZOR0009:
AGCGGGAGAGTAGGTGGCCGCCAACCTTACAAGAGGCCCTAGAATTTTTTTCTAGGGCTTTTTTATTTATCTTTGCAACAGTATGCTTAAAAGAATATCTACTCTCGCGCTGTTCTTAATTATTACGATTGCAGTTTTTGCTCAGGCTCCTGAACGAAATGTATCCGTATCTGAAAAAATGGCTACTCCAGATTCACTCTTAAATAAGAAATTGAATAGTTTCTATTTTAATGATAGTTTGAATCGAATTCGGCTGTTTGCATGGAATGTTAGTTCTTATACGAATATCCCTACGCGTATCAAGTTAGATACTGGGCAAAGGAATGTGCAGCGTGTGTATCCATTTTACGAGATGGATAATGTTGGTGCTGTTTATTTGGGGAATATCGGTAGTGCTACTGTTAATCTTGATTTTTTTAAGAATGTAGCTAAGACTCCGTTCTTTTTTCAAAATGTGTATACTCCATTCTTGTCTACTCCTGATGATGTAAAGTTCTATAATACAAAAGTACCTTATTCTAGAGTCAGATATGTAACTGCTGGGAATAGAACCAACGCAGAGGAAATTTTTGGACTTACGTTAGCTCAGAACGTATCGCCCTCCTTAAGTTTTGGGATTAACTATGATCGTTGGGGAACGAAAGGCATGTACAAGAGACAAAGGTCTAAGACGAAAGATTTTAGCGCATATGCCTCTTATTTAGGGAAAAAATATACAGCATATGCGGGATATATATACAACCTAGCCGACGTTCAGGAAAATGGTGGTGTTGCTGATGAAAAGGAAATTAGAGATACAGTTATCAAGCCTGAGTATATCAACATTAAGCTCCGCAATGCTTCTAACATTGTGCGAAATAATACATTCTTTCTGTCTCAGACTTATGGGGTGCAATTGTCTAATTCAGAAAACTTCACGAAAAATGGTATTTATTCCGGCCCATTGTTATTGGTTGGAATGTATTCAAAATATGCAACGTATCACCGTATTTACAAGGATGATATGTCTGAAGTTGACCAAATTAAGTATTATAACAACTTCTACATCGACCCCAAAATAAGTTACGATTCTACCCGATTACGAGAGATTGATAACCGATTCTATGCGCAGATTCGTCCATATACTGACAATTCTTTGCTGAATTTGTTTGGAGGGGGGATTGGCTACCAGAACTTGAAGTACTATATGTTCAATTTTAGAGATTATCTTTATGGGAATAAGAGTACAACCAACTATAATGCCTATGTTTATGGTTATGCCTCTGGAAAATTCAGAAAGTATATAGATTGGAATGCTTTTGGGAAATTAGTGCTTGCTGGCTATAATTCGGGTGATATAGATACCAAAGGAACCGCTTCGTTTTCTATCTATCCATGGGAGAAGGAGGTGAAATTGGTAGGTGAGTTTAAGTTTAAAACAGAGACTCCAGATTTTTACATTTCAAACTTTTTTTCTAACCACTTTAAGTGGAATAATAATTTTGAAAGAGTTGTTGATACTAGAGTTGAGTTAAAGTTAGATATTCCATTTCTTGATTTAGAAATTGGTGCTCGTCAAGCGGTAGTTGATGGCTACATTTATTTTGCAAAAGATACCTTGCCGAAGCAAGCAGGCAGCGTAATTAGTGTAACGTCTGCATATCTTAAGAAAAATTTGGCCATTGGCCATCTGCATTTAGATGGGCAGGTTTTATTTCAGAAATCATCAAAAAAAGATATACTCCCACTGCCAGCAATTGCTGCGAATGTTGCCGTTTACTATCAGTTTAATATTGTGAAAAATGTACTAAAATCTCAACTAGGTGTTGATGTTAAGTACAATTCGGCATACTATACTTACGCCTACAATCCTGCTGTTGGTCAGTTTCATCTCCAGAATGTACGAAAGGTTGGAAACTATCCGTGGATGGATGCTTTTGCCAACTTTAAGTGGAAAAGGGCTGCCTTATTTTTTAAGGTGACGAATATCGGTAAGGATTATGTAGGAGATTACGATTACTTCTCAGCATTAGGCTATCCAAGAGTGCCTATTCAGTTGCAGTACGGCCTTACATGGTCGTTCTACGATTAATGTTGTAGAGGCTTATTTGAACATAGTTTGTACTTCTGTTGTTGAACTACAAACTATTCTACTCAAAATAACGGGTATGAAAGGAACACGACTAATTGTATCCCTGGTCATATTCTTTGTTCTACTTTTTTCTTGTTCTCGGGATAATATTCGAGAGACGAGTTTTAGAGGTTTGGGCTTAAAGGAGAGTAAGTATTTAACTGCAATTTTAGAGGTTAATACACCAGGTTATTTTTTAAAAGGCGGGCAGCCAACTGGCTATCATTATGAAATGCTCAAAGCCTATGCTAGACAGAGAGGACTTTACCTTAAGATTATTCCCTTTACATCAAAAGAAAGTGCGGCGCAGTTTCTTAAATCTGGTAAAGCAGATATTTTAGCCATAGAAAATAGTTCTGTTGCAGACGAGCCAGGGTTGCTTAAAACCGTTCCTCACTGGAAGCTTCATTACTCAATTTTATCTTTTTCTTCTGTAAAGTTGGGCAGTTCAGATGCTATATATATTCCAAGCAGCTTGCTAACTCAGGACGAACTTGCTGATTTGAAAGGTAAATATCGTAATGTTGTAACGTTTAATGGCTTGAATACAGGCTTACTGGTTGAGCACCTTCAGATGAAAAGGCGATCATGCGCTATTGTTCAATCCTCTGTAGCGGAAGCTATTAGCCTAAAGTATTCTGGGGTTCATATCGAAGAAATGAAGGATTTTGGAGCAAACTCGTGGTATGTCTCGAGTAAAAATTCATTCCTATTAGATTTGAATAAATGGATTGCAGAAACTCGCAATTCTGCAAATCACTCAAGTTACTATTCATCTTTTTACCAAAACTATAAGGTAAACAGAGCATTGTCAAGTGGTGTAAACTTGACTGGTGAGTTTTTCCTTTCGGAATATGATGAAGTCGTAAAGAATTTTAGTTCAAAAATAGGTTGGGATTGGCTTCTAATTTCCTCTTTGATCTACCAGGAATCTCAATTTAAACCATCTGTAGTATCGTCTAGAGGGGCAAAAGGTTTGATGCAGGTTATGCCAGAAACTGCGAATCAGTTTGGTTACCATTCAGTTCATTCTGCATCAACCAATATTTACATTGGAACTCGGCTTCTTTCTCGTTTGGCTAGGATTTTTTCTAAGTATCCAATTGGTATTGAAGAGCAAAGAAAGTTTGTTTTGGCGGCTTACAATGGAGGTATTGGAAGAGTTCTCGATGCAATGCGAATAACGGCTAAATATGGAAGAAATCCTTATAATTGGGAGGATGTATCCATCTTCTTCTTGCGAAAAAATCCTAGTTTAGTGAATCCTCATAAGGTTAAAAATGAGAACGAAACAACTCGCTTTGTGAAAGAGGTGTTGGAGCGCTACTATAATTATAAGGCTCTTTCATTAAGTTAAGCATTCCGTTCCAAGAGAAGCATCCTTAGCTCATTTAGAATCATCGCTGTAGCACCCCAAATTTTTTCGTTTTGAATTAAAAAAGCTGGGGTAACAATATTTCCTTTAGGAGTATTAACTTCTGCATTAACCAAGGTTGATGCAAGCAGTTCTTCAATTTGAGCCTCTATAATATACTCAACTTCGTTGTTGGATGGTTGAAATACGGGAGGCTGTAAGGTATAGGCTAGCACGGGTTTTACTGTAAATTCGCTTACTGGAATATATACGGTTGTTAATTCGTTAGCTACATTTATGGATGACGGTTCAACACCAATCTCTTCTTGAGCCTCTCTTAAAGCCGTTTGAATTAAATTGCTGTCAAACTTTTCATACTTTCCGCCTGGAAAGGCAACCTGAGAACTGTGATGACCATTATATTGCGGACGTTTTATTAGGCAAAAGTGGACTTTTGAGTCAGCCTCGTAAAATAGTATTAAGACGGCACTTTTTCTTGTTTTTTCTGTCGGCTTTTTATCTTTATACAAGGCTAGTCGAAAAGGAGGATATGCTTGAATGTGTGCTTTTTCTCCTTTTAAATCTTCCGTCCTAAAGCTGGTTAATATTTCTATGGTTTCGACTAAATTCATTATTCGTACCTTATAATTTCGGCTGGCGATATTCTTCCTATTAATACTAATGGTATAAGCATGAAGAGGCCTAACAGAATAAATGTGGCAATGTTTAGCACTATGATTGATAATATATCAATGCTAATGGGGACACTTGCTAGAAAGTAGGTGGATTCCTCTAACTTAATGATTCCTGTGTATTTTTGAATTAAGCAAATTAGCAATCCAACTATATTGCCCCAGAGTAATCCTTTTAAAACAATAGAAGCAGACAGAAAAACAAAAACTTTGCGTAGCGCTTTTGCTGGCATCCCAAGTGCTTTTAGAACACCAATCATTTTTACTCTATCTAAAAGCAGGATTAGAATTCCTGTAATCATATTAATTCCTGCTACAAAAAGCATTAGTATAAGAACAACCAATGCGTTCATATCTTGAAGATTGAGCCAATCAAAAATGTTGCTCATGGTTTCTTTTATGCTCTGTATGCGAAGCCTAGAACCATCACTATACAGCTTATACCCTGCAATCTCTTGTATTTTGTTGTTTGTTTCATCTATCTTGTTGAAATCTTTAAGGAGGATATCAAACCCAGCATATTCGTTAGGACTCCACCCATTTAATTTTTGGGTGTGACGTAAATCGCTGATTACGTACTTGCTATCGAATTCGGTGAACTTTGTATCGTAAATTCCCACAATGGTAAATGCTCTTTGGCGAGGTGGATTTTGAACGAAATACGTTCTGATTTTATCACCTAACTTCATTTTAAGTTTTGATGCTAGGTTTTTTGATATCAAAACATCGTTTGATGTTGTTGCGCTGTTGTAGTTTGGTATTTGCCCTTCAACTAGGTTCGATTTAAAAAAATTCCAGTCGAAAGATTTATCAACACCTTTTAGAATGACCCCTTGTATTTCGGTTTGCGATTTTATTATACCCGGTTTTATTGTAAAGGGATGGATAGATTTTACATTATCGACTTTAAGAAGCTCGGCGATGGGAACTTTTTTTGCGTTTAAGGGCGAAATTTCGAGAGATGCATTTGCTTCTAGGTTGTTGATTTGAATAGGAGCCGTGAAGCCCGTTACTTTTTCTCTGATTTCCTTTTTGAAACCGGTTACTATTGCTAGCGCAATAACCATAACGGCAGTACTAATTGCAATGCTGATGGCTGCAATGCGGCTCATTCGTTGAGCGATTAAACCTTGGTAGTTACGCTCTTTAACGAGCCTTTGAGCAATAAAAAGTTCAGTATTCAACGGTTGTGATTTTGCTAAAACTAATGGGATGAAGATAGCATAATTGCAGCTATGAAAAAAGAGAGGATGATTGTACTGAAAGTAAAAAAGGGAGCAAGTGCTCCCTTTTCTATACTATTCCGTTTTTCCTGGATATACTTTTAGTGCTTCGGCTAGGCAATCCATTGCATTTTTTAAGTCCTCTATTTTTAGAACATATGCAATACGAACTTCGTTTTTACCCAATCCGTTAGTTGCATAAAAACCTGTAGCAGGAGCAACCATCACGGTTTGATTTTTATATTCAAACGAATCGAGTAGCCATTGGGCGAATTTGTCAGAGTCGTCGATAGGAAGCTTTACCACTGTGTAGAAGGCTCCCTTAGGTGTTGGGCAGTAAACGCCAGGCATGTTGTTGAGCGCACTAACCATGAAGTCTCTGCGTTCAATATACTCATTGTAAACCCCTTCAAAATATGACTTTGGAGTGCGAAGTGCTGCCTCTGATGCAATTTGGCCAATTGCGGGAGGACATAGGCGTGCTTGTCCGAATTTAAGAACTGCCGACATGAGCTCTTGATTGCGGGAAATTAGTGCGCCAACTCGTGCTCCACACATGCTATATCGTTTCGATACAGAATCGAATAGAACTACGTTGTCTTCTATCCCTTTTAGGTTTAAGCACGAGAAATGCTTTTCTCCATCGTAACAGAATTCACGGTAAACTTCATCAGCAAAAAGGAATAGATCATATTTCTTTATTATGCTGCTTAATGTCTCTAGCTCTTCTTTTGTGTAAAGGTAACCAGTTGGATTATTAGGGTTACAAATTACAATACCTCTTGTTTTGGGAGTGATAAGTTTTTCAAACTCAGAGATTGGGGGTAGAGCAAAATTATTTTCGATAGAAGCTGTAATCGGTTTTACAACAACCCCTGTTTGAAGCGCAAAGCTGTTATAGTTTGCGTAGAATGGTTCTGGAATGATTACCTCTTCGCCTGGATTCAGGCACGCTCCAAATGCAAATGTGATTGCTTCAGATCCTCCAGTTGTTATAAGTATATCTTTTGCAGAAATATCAATACCTTCCTTTTGGTAGTACTCGGCGAGTCCTTTGCGGTACGATTCATTTCCTGCAGAGTGGGTATACTCAATTACCGTTTCTTTTATGTTCTTAATTGCTTCCAACGCTTCTGTTGGAGTTGGAATGTCAGGCTGTCCGATGTTGAGATGGTAAACTTTTACCCCTCTTTTTTTTGCAGCTTCGGCAAATGGAACCAGCTTTCTGATGGGAGACGCTGGCATTACAGCCGATTTTTCCGATAATTTAGGCATATAGTCCTTGTTAGGTTGTTATTACTGTTTTGGAGGAAGAATCTCCCCCTTTATGGTGAGTGTTACCATGCTCGTAGTTGCGTTTGAGTAAACGTATACCAGCTTGGTGAAGACACCGACAATTTGAGAGTTGTAGGTTACTTTAATTTTTCCCGTTTTTCCTGGCGCAATAGGCTCCTTCGACCACTCTGGAGTCGTACATCCACAGGATGGGTTAACGCTAGTAAGAATTAAAGGAACTTTTCCTGTATTCTTAAATTCAAAGAAGTAGCTTGCATCTCCTTTGTGTTCGAGCTTGTTGAAGTTGTGCTCGAGTGTTTTAAACTCAATGGTAGGTGCATTTGGATTTTGAGCCGTTGCGACAGATATTGCCGCAAAGAAAATCATTGTAAATGTTGCAAGTAGCTTGTTCATTGTTGTTACAATTTCATAAGTTTTGGTGCAAAGGTAAGGTTTATGCTCTATTCTTATTATCAAGCACCATACTTTATTTATAAGAATAGGATTAAAAATGGGTGATCCCTTCGCCACTTTGGCTTTACGGCTCTATTTTTAACAGAATAATAGTTAGCTGAATCCCATTACTCGCTAGGTTTTTGATATTTTGCGCCTTCCATAAAACGGCCGCAATTTCTATTTTTATTTAGATGACAGCAGGAAAGACCATATCTCTTATCTTTTTTTGAATTGGAATTCGAAAAAAATAATAAATTTGCGCCTTACATGCTTAGAGGTGTAATAATAAGAAAGACAATTAATAAATTTTCAACCAATGCAGAATAGAGGAGCGATTACTTTTATCGCAGTTGTACTAGCTATTGCCAGCTTATTTCAACTCTCGTTTTCGTTTGTAACATCGAGGGTGGAGAAGAAGGCAGCGGAGTACGCAAATGGGGATCAACGTAAGTTGTCCAACTACCTTGATTCTATGAAGAATCAGCCTGCGTACTTATTCAATTTATACACTTATCAGGAATGTAAGGATAGGGAAATCAATCTCGGTCTTGACCTTAAGGGTGGTATGAACGTTACCATGGAGGTCTCTGTTGCCGAAATCCTAAAAAGCCTTTCGAACCATAGCGCAGACAGCTCTTTTGTAAAGGCTATCGCTCGTGCTACGGAGATGCAAAAGACTAGCAAGGATGATTTTATCTCTTTATTTGATAAGGCATTCAAAGAGGTTGCTCCTAATGGAAAACTTTCGAAAATTTTTGGCACCTACGAGCTGAAAAGTCAAATTACACCAGAATCAACCAATGAGCAGGTAATTACAGTTCTTCGTAAGCAAGCTGATGGAGCGATTGCCAACTCGTTCAACGTTCTTCGTAATCGTATCGACCGCTTTGGGGTAGTTCAGCCAAATATCCAACGTTTGGGTAACTCTGGTCGTATTCTTGTGGAGCTTCCAGGTGTTAAAGATCCTTCTCGTGTTCGTAAGCTGCTTCAAGGAACGGCAAACCTTCAGTTTTTTGAAACCTATGAGCTGTCTCAGCTTGCTCCATCTTTGATGGCTGCCAACA
This window harbors:
- a CDS encoding putative porin, which encodes MLKRISTLALFLIITIAVFAQAPERNVSVSEKMATPDSLLNKKLNSFYFNDSLNRIRLFAWNVSSYTNIPTRIKLDTGQRNVQRVYPFYEMDNVGAVYLGNIGSATVNLDFFKNVAKTPFFFQNVYTPFLSTPDDVKFYNTKVPYSRVRYVTAGNRTNAEEIFGLTLAQNVSPSLSFGINYDRWGTKGMYKRQRSKTKDFSAYASYLGKKYTAYAGYIYNLADVQENGGVADEKEIRDTVIKPEYINIKLRNASNIVRNNTFFLSQTYGVQLSNSENFTKNGIYSGPLLLVGMYSKYATYHRIYKDDMSEVDQIKYYNNFYIDPKISYDSTRLREIDNRFYAQIRPYTDNSLLNLFGGGIGYQNLKYYMFNFRDYLYGNKSTTNYNAYVYGYASGKFRKYIDWNAFGKLVLAGYNSGDIDTKGTASFSIYPWEKEVKLVGEFKFKTETPDFYISNFFSNHFKWNNNFERVVDTRVELKLDIPFLDLEIGARQAVVDGYIYFAKDTLPKQAGSVISVTSAYLKKNLAIGHLHLDGQVLFQKSSKKDILPLPAIAANVAVYYQFNIVKNVLKSQLGVDVKYNSAYYTYAYNPAVGQFHLQNVRKVGNYPWMDAFANFKWKRAALFFKVTNIGKDYVGDYDYFSALGYPRVPIQLQYGLTWSFYD
- a CDS encoding transglycosylase SLT domain-containing protein, yielding MKGTRLIVSLVIFFVLLFSCSRDNIRETSFRGLGLKESKYLTAILEVNTPGYFLKGGQPTGYHYEMLKAYARQRGLYLKIIPFTSKESAAQFLKSGKADILAIENSSVADEPGLLKTVPHWKLHYSILSFSSVKLGSSDAIYIPSSLLTQDELADLKGKYRNVVTFNGLNTGLLVEHLQMKRRSCAIVQSSVAEAISLKYSGVHIEEMKDFGANSWYVSSKNSFLLDLNKWIAETRNSANHSSYYSSFYQNYKVNRALSSGVNLTGEFFLSEYDEVVKNFSSKIGWDWLLISSLIYQESQFKPSVVSSRGAKGLMQVMPETANQFGYHSVHSASTNIYIGTRLLSRLARIFSKYPIGIEEQRKFVLAAYNGGIGRVLDAMRITAKYGRNPYNWEDVSIFFLRKNPSLVNPHKVKNENETTRFVKEVLERYYNYKALSLS
- a CDS encoding NUDIX hydrolase; protein product: MNLVETIEILTSFRTEDLKGEKAHIQAYPPFRLALYKDKKPTEKTRKSAVLILFYEADSKVHFCLIKRPQYNGHHSSQVAFPGGKYEKFDSNLIQTALREAQEEIGVEPSSINVANELTTVYIPVSEFTVKPVLAYTLQPPVFQPSNNEVEYIIEAQIEELLASTLVNAEVNTPKGNIVTPAFLIQNEKIWGATAMILNELRMLLLERNA
- a CDS encoding ABC transporter permease; protein product: MNTELFIAQRLVKERNYQGLIAQRMSRIAAISIAISTAVMVIALAIVTGFKKEIREKVTGFTAPIQINNLEANASLEISPLNAKKVPIAELLKVDNVKSIHPFTIKPGIIKSQTEIQGVILKGVDKSFDWNFFKSNLVEGQIPNYNSATTSNDVLISKNLASKLKMKLGDKIRTYFVQNPPRQRAFTIVGIYDTKFTEFDSKYVISDLRHTQKLNGWSPNEYAGFDILLKDFNKIDETNNKIQEIAGYKLYSDGSRLRIQSIKETMSNIFDWLNLQDMNALVVLILMLFVAGINMITGILILLLDRVKMIGVLKALGMPAKALRKVFVFLSASIVLKGLLWGNIVGLLICLIQKYTGIIKLEESTYFLASVPISIDILSIIVLNIATFILLGLFMLIPLVLIGRISPAEIIRYE
- a CDS encoding pyridoxal phosphate-dependent aminotransferase, which codes for MPKLSEKSAVMPASPIRKLVPFAEAAKKRGVKVYHLNIGQPDIPTPTEALEAIKNIKETVIEYTHSAGNESYRKGLAEYYQKEGIDISAKDILITTGGSEAITFAFGACLNPGEEVIIPEPFYANYNSFALQTGVVVKPITASIENNFALPPISEFEKLITPKTRGIVICNPNNPTGYLYTKEELETLSSIIKKYDLFLFADEVYREFCYDGEKHFSCLNLKGIEDNVVLFDSVSKRYSMCGARVGALISRNQELMSAVLKFGQARLCPPAIGQIASEAALRTPKSYFEGVYNEYIERRDFMVSALNNMPGVYCPTPKGAFYTVVKLPIDDSDKFAQWLLDSFEYKNQTVMVAPATGFYATNGLGKNEVRIAYVLKIEDLKNAMDCLAEALKVYPGKTE
- a CDS encoding DUF1573 domain-containing protein; translation: MNKLLATFTMIFFAAISVATAQNPNAPTIEFKTLEHNFNKLEHKGDASYFFEFKNTGKVPLILTSVNPSCGCTTPEWSKEPIAPGKTGKIKVTYNSQIVGVFTKLVYVYSNATTSMVTLTIKGEILPPKQ